Proteins from one Bacteroidota bacterium genomic window:
- the rdgB gene encoding RdgB/HAM1 family non-canonical purine NTP pyrophosphatase yields MPPRSNLPYGERIVLATRNPGKVDELRALLAGLPVELVSAAEIGGAPEVEEDAPTLEGNAEKKAHTLRAYTGLPSLADDTGLEVDALGGAPGVHSARFAGPDADDAANRARLLRDLDRATDRSARFRTVLAFAGGGEVRFFEGVCSGAITESGRGEGGFGYDAVFQPEGETRTFAEMPPEAKNAISHRGRALARFAAFLRVRLSTPEV; encoded by the coding sequence ATGCCTCCGCGAAGCAACCTGCCGTACGGCGAACGCATCGTCCTCGCCACCCGCAACCCCGGCAAAGTCGACGAACTCCGGGCGCTTCTCGCCGGGCTGCCGGTCGAGCTTGTCAGCGCGGCTGAGATCGGTGGGGCACCGGAGGTGGAGGAGGACGCGCCGACACTCGAAGGCAACGCGGAGAAGAAGGCCCACACGCTCCGCGCCTACACCGGCCTGCCGTCGCTCGCCGACGACACCGGGCTCGAAGTGGACGCCCTCGGCGGCGCGCCCGGTGTGCACTCGGCCCGCTTCGCCGGTCCCGACGCCGACGATGCCGCCAACCGCGCCCGCCTCCTCCGCGACCTCGACCGAGCCACCGACCGGAGCGCCCGCTTCCGCACCGTCCTCGCCTTCGCCGGCGGTGGCGAGGTCCGGTTCTTCGAGGGCGTCTGCTCCGGCGCGATCACCGAGTCGGGGCGCGGCGAGGGCGGGTTCGGGTATGACGCCGTCTTCCAGCCGGAGGGCGAAACGCGCACCTTCGCCGAGATGCCGCCCGAGGCCAAGAACGCAATCAGTCACCGAGGCCGTGCGCTCGCCCGCTTCGCCGCGTTCCTCCGCGTCCGGCTCTCGACGCCCGAGGTCTAG
- a CDS encoding fasciclin domain-containing protein gives MPRTLALSLLTLLLLAAPASFAQETAPPEDGAAADLLTTLESLGDFTVLVQALRDTGLDAALAGGETFTLFAPTDDAFQALPAGTLDGLSSEQLTGILRRHVLVGAVSSEDASALGTAATVEGSSLDIIATGDGLMVGNALVSNADVQASNGVIHVISAVLLPDAAPEQDGQDRMDENDLEDLTPQP, from the coding sequence ATGCCACGCACCTTAGCTCTCTCACTCCTCACCCTCCTGCTGCTGGCCGCCCCGGCGAGCTTCGCGCAGGAGACAGCCCCGCCTGAGGACGGTGCAGCCGCCGACCTTCTCACGACCCTCGAGTCGCTCGGCGACTTCACCGTCCTCGTTCAGGCACTCCGCGACACCGGTCTCGACGCGGCCCTCGCCGGAGGCGAGACCTTCACGCTCTTCGCGCCCACCGACGACGCCTTCCAGGCCCTGCCCGCCGGCACGCTCGACGGACTCTCGTCCGAACAGCTCACCGGCATCCTGCGCCGCCACGTACTCGTCGGTGCCGTCTCGTCCGAAGACGCCTCGGCGCTCGGCACGGCGGCGACGGTCGAAGGCAGCAGCCTCGACATCATCGCCACCGGCGATGGGTTGATGGTCGGCAACGCCCTCGTATCGAACGCTGACGTGCAGGCCTCCAACGGGGTCATCCATGTCATCAGTGCCGTTCTCCTCCCAGATGCCGCACCGGAGCAGGACGGCCAGGACCGGATGGACGAAAACGACCTCGAAGACCTCACGCCTCAACCCTGA
- a CDS encoding winged helix-turn-helix domain-containing protein, whose amino-acid sequence MGDWLVVPKGNRLHGPAGDVVRLEPKVMQVLECLAAHPGRTVTKEDFMDRVWAGTVVSDDVLARCISELRKAFGDNPRKPDYIETIRKSGYRLIAPVSTPAAPRPEPPAEVPPSAAGQPIENEAAALAAAPDVPVDAVSVEASPGSDGASLPVMAPPGPPRWKEAMWWAAGASTVLLVGLIVGFAFFQGRDDAPLKTVPFTSFPGQEADPELSPDGEKVAFTWEGADGGNVDVYVKQAGAEIPLRLTDNPAREHSPAWSPDGLNIAFVRATDEGVREVVIVPAIGGTERVVATFEDREVSSLVWSSDGTTLALSAQAEPTGPYSLFLLSVETLDVRQLTEAAPAQWGDAEPAFSPNSERLAFVRRASEGVEDLFVVSARGGEPERLTRDEREIAGLDWASDGQSIVFASSRAEGAGLWRIPAAGGTPERIATSGEGESVRQPSVARRARRLTYEQRSSDANIWAIRQGRFGRLPLIHSTRWESNPQFSPDGTQIAFASDRSGSPEVWVVDADGENPIQLTDFAGPLVTLPRWAPDGRRLAFDARVEGNADIYIIDAAGGQPRRLTDDPASDVAPSWSVDSTVVYFSSDRSGEWEVWLVAAEGGRPSRVTYNGGYNAFQAPDGEQLYYAKKGEPGLWRHGFTDEQETLVLGALEPFDWGNWAVTDDGIYFIRREDDGPTIRFYSFLSGWSTRVATLDDVPEQPSLAVSPDGRVLLYTHVDRNESDILLVEDFQ is encoded by the coding sequence GTGGGTGACTGGCTGGTCGTCCCGAAGGGCAACCGTCTGCACGGGCCGGCGGGGGACGTGGTCCGGCTGGAGCCGAAGGTGATGCAGGTGCTTGAATGCCTCGCCGCCCACCCCGGCCGCACGGTGACGAAGGAGGACTTCATGGACCGCGTCTGGGCCGGTACGGTCGTCTCGGACGACGTGCTCGCGCGCTGCATCTCGGAACTGCGCAAGGCCTTCGGCGACAACCCCCGCAAGCCGGACTACATCGAGACGATCCGCAAGTCGGGCTACCGGCTGATCGCCCCGGTCTCGACCCCCGCAGCCCCACGCCCCGAGCCACCGGCCGAGGTGCCGCCCTCCGCCGCCGGGCAGCCCATCGAGAACGAAGCCGCCGCCCTCGCCGCCGCACCGGACGTACCCGTCGACGCCGTCTCCGTCGAGGCCAGTCCTGGGTCTGACGGGGCGTCGCTCCCGGTCATGGCCCCGCCGGGGCCGCCGCGCTGGAAGGAGGCCATGTGGTGGGCCGCCGGTGCCAGCACCGTGCTCCTCGTCGGCCTCATCGTCGGGTTCGCTTTCTTCCAGGGCCGCGACGACGCACCGCTCAAGACCGTCCCCTTCACCAGCTTCCCCGGCCAGGAAGCCGACCCGGAACTGTCGCCGGACGGCGAGAAGGTAGCCTTCACCTGGGAGGGGGCCGACGGCGGCAACGTGGACGTCTACGTCAAGCAAGCCGGGGCCGAGATCCCGCTTCGCCTGACCGACAATCCTGCCCGCGAGCACAGCCCGGCCTGGAGCCCCGACGGCCTCAACATCGCCTTCGTGCGCGCCACCGACGAGGGGGTGCGGGAAGTTGTCATCGTGCCTGCGATCGGCGGCACCGAGCGCGTCGTCGCCACGTTCGAGGACCGCGAGGTGTCGAGCCTCGTCTGGTCGTCCGACGGCACCACGCTCGCGCTCTCGGCGCAGGCCGAGCCGACGGGGCCGTACAGCCTCTTCCTCCTCTCGGTCGAGACGCTCGACGTGCGCCAGCTCACGGAGGCCGCGCCCGCGCAGTGGGGGGACGCCGAGCCGGCATTCTCGCCCAACAGCGAGCGCCTCGCCTTCGTGCGGCGCGCCAGCGAGGGCGTTGAGGACCTCTTCGTGGTCTCGGCGCGCGGCGGCGAGCCGGAGCGCCTGACGCGGGACGAGCGCGAGATCGCCGGCCTCGACTGGGCCTCCGACGGCCAGAGCATCGTCTTCGCCTCGAGCCGGGCCGAGGGGGCCGGACTGTGGCGCATCCCGGCCGCCGGCGGGACGCCGGAGCGGATCGCGACCTCGGGCGAGGGCGAGAGCGTGCGCCAGCCCTCGGTGGCGCGGCGCGCGCGGCGCCTGACCTACGAGCAGCGCTCCTCGGACGCCAACATCTGGGCGATCCGGCAGGGCCGCTTCGGGCGGCTGCCGCTCATCCACTCGACGCGCTGGGAGTCCAACCCCCAGTTCTCGCCCGACGGCACGCAGATCGCCTTCGCCTCGGACCGCTCCGGCAGCCCCGAGGTCTGGGTCGTCGACGCCGACGGCGAGAACCCGATCCAGCTCACCGACTTCGCCGGCCCCCTCGTCACGCTCCCGCGCTGGGCCCCGGACGGCCGCCGCCTCGCCTTCGACGCGCGCGTGGAGGGCAACGCGGACATCTACATCATCGACGCCGCCGGCGGGCAGCCGCGCCGCCTCACCGACGACCCGGCCTCCGACGTCGCCCCAAGTTGGTCCGTCGACTCGACGGTGGTCTACTTCTCCTCGGACCGCAGCGGGGAGTGGGAGGTCTGGCTCGTGGCCGCCGAAGGAGGGCGGCCCAGCCGCGTCACCTACAACGGCGGCTACAACGCCTTCCAGGCCCCCGACGGCGAGCAGCTCTACTACGCCAAGAAAGGCGAGCCCGGCCTGTGGCGCCACGGCTTCACCGACGAGCAGGAGACCCTCGTGCTCGGCGCGCTCGAACCCTTCGACTGGGGCAACTGGGCCGTGACCGACGACGGCATCTACTTCATCCGGCGCGAGGACGACGGCCCGACGATCCGGTTCTACAGCTTCCTCTCCGGCTGGTCCACGCGCGTCGCCACGCTCGACGACGTGCCCGAGCAGCCCAGCCTCGCCGTCTCGCCGGACGGCCGGGTCCTGCTCTACACCCACGTAGACCGCAACGAGAGCGACATCCTCCTGGTCGAGGACTTCCAGTGA
- a CDS encoding amidohydrolase, whose translation MLRFLWFLLLATPLAAQPTVLHNARIYTVDPAQPTAEALAFEDGVLLAVGDTAAVFAAYPEAARLDAGGRTVVPGLIDAHAHLMNLGASLLQANLAGTASKAEVVERLQRFALALPDSAWVLGRGWDQNDWPAAADGSYLFPTAADLDAAFPDRPVWIARIDGHATWANTAALRAAGIDPAQPAPPNPEGGAVLRDAEGRPTGVFVDNAEALVEAFVPPPSELELQLRLERALEETSRHGLTGVHEAGVDLATMALYRAMIDAGRFPLRLYGMIGGPGQTLDYICEVRPFADYGGRLTVRSVKFYLDGALGSRGAALLEPYSDDPGNSGLLVTAPSVFQSLVNRAMWCGLQVNTHAIGDRANRIALDTYAAAVEETGGGPGRHRVEHAQVIAPEDLPRFAALGVIASVQPTHATSDRPWAEDRVGPQRIEGAYAWRSLLGSGARLALGSDFPVEPVSPLLGLYASVTRQDAGGHPEGGWDPEQRLTRAEALRGFTLDAAYAAFMEDQVGSLEPGKRADFVVLSRDIMTVPAPEILETEVVATYLDGLPIFGGL comes from the coding sequence ATGCTTCGTTTTCTCTGGTTCCTGCTGCTCGCCACCCCGCTCGCGGCGCAGCCGACGGTGCTGCACAACGCCCGCATCTACACCGTCGACCCGGCGCAGCCCACGGCCGAGGCCCTCGCGTTCGAGGACGGCGTGCTGCTGGCCGTCGGGGACACCGCGGCCGTGTTCGCCGCCTACCCCGAGGCTGCGCGGCTCGACGCCGGGGGCCGCACGGTCGTCCCAGGGCTGATCGACGCCCACGCCCACCTGATGAACCTCGGCGCGTCGCTCCTGCAAGCCAACCTCGCCGGGACCGCGTCGAAGGCCGAGGTCGTCGAGCGGCTCCAGCGCTTCGCGCTCGCCCTGCCCGACAGCGCGTGGGTGCTCGGGCGCGGCTGGGACCAGAACGACTGGCCCGCCGCCGCCGACGGCTCGTACCTCTTCCCGACCGCCGCCGACCTCGACGCCGCCTTCCCCGACCGGCCCGTCTGGATCGCCCGCATCGACGGGCACGCCACATGGGCCAACACGGCCGCCCTCCGCGCCGCCGGGATCGACCCGGCCCAGCCTGCGCCGCCCAACCCCGAGGGCGGGGCCGTACTCCGCGACGCTGAGGGCCGACCGACCGGCGTGTTCGTGGACAACGCAGAGGCGCTCGTCGAGGCGTTCGTGCCGCCGCCGAGCGAGCTGGAGCTGCAACTCCGGCTGGAGCGGGCGCTGGAGGAGACGTCCCGGCACGGCCTCACCGGCGTCCACGAAGCCGGCGTCGACCTCGCCACGATGGCGCTCTACCGGGCGATGATCGACGCGGGCCGGTTCCCGCTCCGGCTCTACGGGATGATCGGCGGCCCGGGCCAGACGCTGGACTACATCTGCGAGGTCCGCCCCTTCGCCGACTACGGGGGGCGCCTCACCGTGCGCTCGGTCAAGTTCTACCTCGACGGTGCGCTCGGCAGCCGGGGCGCGGCCCTCCTCGAACCCTACAGCGACGACCCCGGCAACAGCGGCCTCCTCGTCACGGCCCCCTCCGTGTTCCAGTCGCTCGTCAACCGGGCGATGTGGTGCGGCCTCCAGGTCAACACCCACGCCATCGGCGACCGGGCCAACCGGATCGCGCTCGACACCTACGCCGCGGCCGTCGAGGAGACGGGTGGCGGGCCGGGCCGTCACCGCGTCGAGCACGCCCAAGTCATCGCCCCGGAGGACCTCCCGCGCTTCGCCGCGCTCGGCGTGATCGCCTCGGTGCAGCCGACCCATGCCACGAGCGACCGGCCCTGGGCCGAGGACCGCGTCGGCCCGCAGCGCATCGAGGGAGCCTACGCGTGGCGCTCGCTCCTCGGCAGCGGTGCTCGCCTTGCTCTCGGCTCCGACTTCCCCGTCGAGCCCGTCAGCCCGCTCCTCGGGCTCTACGCCTCCGTCACCCGGCAGGACGCCGGCGGCCATCCCGAGGGCGGGTGGGACCCGGAGCAGCGCCTGACCCGCGCCGAGGCCCTGCGCGGCTTCACCCTCGACGCGGCCTACGCCGCGTTCATGGAAGACCAGGTAGGCTCCCTAGAGCCGGGCAAGCGGGCCGACTTCGTCGTCCTCTCGCGCGATATCATGACCGTGCCCGCGCCGGAGATTCTGGAGACCGAGGTCGTAGCGACCTACCTCGACGGCCTCCCCATCTTCGGCGGCCTGTAG
- a CDS encoding methylated-DNA--[protein]-cysteine S-methyltransferase, with protein MPPAPDTVFWTPFTTPLGTAYAASTRSGLCRLTLPDETEAHFTVWLHDHFDAAHIRPHPEPNLDAIEQIDAYWKGERTRFELRLDLRGTDFQRAVWDRLLHIPFGKTETYSVLAEAAGAPQGYQAAGAAVGQNPVRLVVPCHRVLGSDGGLTGFASGVRSKQWLLRHEGALLL; from the coding sequence ATGCCTCCCGCCCCCGACACCGTCTTCTGGACCCCGTTCACGACGCCGCTCGGCACCGCCTACGCTGCCTCGACCCGCAGCGGCCTGTGCCGACTCACCCTGCCCGACGAGACCGAGGCCCACTTCACCGTCTGGCTCCACGACCACTTCGACGCGGCCCATATCCGCCCGCACCCCGAACCCAACCTCGACGCGATCGAGCAGATCGACGCCTACTGGAAGGGCGAGCGGACGCGCTTCGAACTGCGGCTAGACCTGCGGGGGACGGACTTCCAGCGCGCCGTCTGGGACCGGCTGCTCCACATTCCCTTCGGCAAGACCGAGACGTACAGCGTGCTCGCCGAGGCCGCCGGTGCGCCGCAGGGGTACCAGGCCGCGGGCGCGGCGGTCGGGCAGAACCCGGTGCGGCTCGTCGTCCCGTGCCACCGCGTGCTCGGGAGCGACGGCGGGCTGACGGGCTTCGCCTCAGGCGTCCGCTCCAAGCAGTGGCTGCTTCGCCACGAAGGCGCGCTGCTGCTGTGA
- the moaA gene encoding GTP 3',8-cyclase MoaA, whose amino-acid sequence MSAAVAETATDLPTGARRLTDRFGRRHTYLRLSLTERCNLRCRYCMPAAGVPLTPRGHLLTTPEILRLARLFVGMGVEKVRLTGGEPLVRKDAEAVAEALGAMPGLRTLALTTNGLLLHRKLDRLYQAGLTHINLSLDTLRADRFAYLARRSGLDAVLDALDLALGYGYTGERLKVNVVVMRGINDDELADFVALTEERPVEVRFIEYMPFDGNGWASDRLVPYAEMLARIEARFPLERRADGPHETARTYRVPGHAGRVGVVASMTAPFCAGCNRLRLTADGALKVCLFGQAEVSLRDALRAGASDEALRATVHAAVQRKKAAHGGIDEVAHAARRAGNRPMILIGG is encoded by the coding sequence GTGAGCGCGGCGGTCGCCGAGACCGCGACGGACCTTCCGACGGGCGCCCGCCGGCTGACGGACCGCTTCGGCAGGCGTCACACCTACCTCCGGCTCTCGCTGACGGAGCGCTGCAACCTCCGCTGCCGCTACTGCATGCCCGCGGCCGGCGTCCCGCTCACGCCGCGCGGCCACCTGCTCACGACGCCGGAGATCCTCCGCCTCGCCCGGCTCTTCGTCGGCATGGGCGTCGAGAAAGTCCGGCTGACCGGGGGCGAGCCGCTCGTGCGCAAAGACGCCGAAGCCGTCGCCGAAGCGCTCGGGGCGATGCCGGGCCTGCGCACGCTCGCGCTCACGACCAACGGGCTGCTGCTCCACCGCAAGCTCGACCGGCTCTACCAGGCTGGGCTGACCCACATCAACCTCTCGCTCGACACGCTCCGCGCCGACCGCTTCGCCTACCTCGCCCGCCGCTCCGGCCTCGACGCCGTGCTCGACGCGCTCGACCTCGCGCTGGGCTACGGCTACACCGGCGAGCGGCTCAAGGTCAACGTCGTCGTCATGCGCGGGATCAACGACGACGAGCTCGCCGACTTCGTCGCCCTCACCGAGGAGCGCCCCGTCGAGGTCCGGTTCATCGAGTACATGCCGTTCGACGGGAACGGGTGGGCCAGCGACCGGCTCGTGCCCTACGCCGAGATGCTCGCCCGTATCGAGGCGCGCTTTCCGCTCGAACGGCGCGCGGACGGGCCGCACGAGACGGCGCGGACGTACCGCGTGCCGGGCCACGCAGGCCGCGTCGGTGTCGTTGCCTCGATGACGGCTCCGTTCTGCGCCGGGTGCAACCGGCTCCGCCTCACCGCCGACGGAGCGCTCAAAGTCTGCCTCTTCGGGCAAGCCGAGGTGTCGCTGCGCGACGCGCTGCGCGCCGGAGCCAGCGACGAGGCGTTGCGGGCGACGGTCCACGCCGCCGTGCAGCGGAAAAAGGCAGCACACGGCGGCATCGACGAGGTCGCCCACGCAGCACGCCGGGCCGGTAACCGTCCGATGATCTTGATCGGCGGGTGA
- the dtd gene encoding D-aminoacyl-tRNA deacylase: MVALVQRVSEARVTVDGQVTGEIGPGLLVLLGVHRSDTEAELAWVAKKVAGLRIFPDTEGRMNRSLLDTGGEALVVSQFTLYGDTRKGNRPSFVASAPPEQAEALYKAFVAELRHLLGKPVPTGVFGAHMDVRLTNDGPVTLWIEKRADG; this comes from the coding sequence ATGGTTGCCCTCGTCCAGCGCGTCTCCGAAGCCAGGGTCACGGTGGACGGTCAGGTCACGGGCGAGATCGGTCCCGGCCTGCTCGTCCTGCTCGGCGTCCACCGCAGCGACACGGAGGCAGAGCTAGCGTGGGTGGCGAAGAAGGTCGCAGGCCTCCGCATCTTCCCCGACACGGAAGGGCGTATGAACCGCTCGCTCCTCGACACCGGCGGCGAAGCGCTCGTGGTCTCGCAGTTCACCCTCTACGGCGACACGCGCAAGGGCAACCGCCCCTCGTTCGTCGCCTCGGCCCCGCCGGAACAGGCCGAGGCACTCTACAAAGCCTTCGTGGCAGAGCTACGCCACCTGCTCGGCAAGCCGGTCCCGACCGGTGTATTCGGTGCGCACATGGACGTGCGGCTCACGAACGACGGCCCGGTGACGCTCTGGATCGAGAAGCGCGCCGACGGATGA
- the moaC gene encoding cyclic pyranopterin monophosphate synthase MoaC, with product MTDSPTADALTLTHIDDDGRARMVDVSAKPDSARTAVARGRVVLGQEAFTLVRENRIRKGDVLSVAQVAGILGAKQTSRLVPLCHDVLLEGVDLDLELNEDDFAIDVRAFVKTTGPTGVEMEALTAVSVAALTIYDMCKSVSKDIAITDTQLLAKTGGQSGDYRRSN from the coding sequence ATGACCGACAGCCCGACTGCCGACGCCCTCACGCTCACCCACATCGACGACGACGGGCGCGCCCGGATGGTCGACGTCAGCGCCAAGCCGGACTCCGCACGCACCGCCGTGGCGAGGGGCCGCGTAGTGCTCGGCCAAGAAGCGTTCACGCTCGTCCGGGAGAACCGCATCCGCAAAGGCGACGTGCTGAGCGTCGCCCAGGTCGCGGGCATCCTCGGGGCCAAGCAGACCAGCCGCCTCGTCCCGCTCTGCCACGACGTCCTCCTCGAAGGCGTCGACCTCGACCTCGAGCTCAACGAGGACGACTTCGCCATCGACGTCCGCGCCTTCGTCAAGACCACCGGCCCGACGGGCGTGGAGATGGAGGCGCTCACGGCGGTCTCCGTCGCCGCACTCACGATCTACGACATGTGCAAGTCGGTCTCGAAAGACATCGCGATCACCGACACCCAGCTCCTGGCCAAGACCGGCGGCCAGAGCGGCGACTACCGGCGCAGCAACTGA
- the rpsU gene encoding 30S ribosomal protein S21, which translates to MLHPRLFRAPLTLPHRTAFDSFSILLPNKPLRGHVVRSYLDKLAPRHPDTVSSEVPLSVGIKVRDKESIDRALRRFKRAVNRSRVLRIYRGNMAFTKPSEEKRLAKEKAMRNARRRRHY; encoded by the coding sequence ATGTTGCATCCCAGGCTCTTCCGTGCGCCCCTGACCCTTCCTCACCGGACCGCCTTCGACTCGTTTTCAATCTTGCTTCCGAACAAACCGTTGCGTGGGCATGTTGTGAGGTCCTATCTTGACAAGCTCGCACCCCGTCATCCTGATACCGTCTCCTCGGAGGTCCCGTTGTCTGTAGGCATTAAAGTCCGCGATAAGGAATCCATCGACCGCGCCTTGCGCCGGTTCAAGCGCGCCGTCAACCGCAGCCGCGTGCTGCGCATCTACCGCGGCAATATGGCGTTCACCAAGCCCTCCGAGGAGAAGCGCCTCGCCAAGGAGAAGGCGATGCGCAACGCTCGCCGCCGCCGCCACTACTAG